The stretch of DNA CCCGCCGCATCAACGCCCCGGACGGTCCGCTGGACCGCATGGGCGAGGGCGTCGATTCCCTGTCCGCGGCGGCCGACCAGTTCGGCCGCGCCACCTTGCCGCGCATCAACCGCGTGGCCGACGAAGCCACCCGCACCGTGAAGTCCCTGAACCGCGCCGTGAGCGAACTCACCGAAAACCCGCAAGCCCTCGTGTACGGCCAGGGCCGGCCCGTGCCGGGGCCCGGCGAACCTGGCTTCGCCGCCCCGGGAGCCGCCCGATGATCCGCCGCCGCCCGCTTCTCGTCGCGGCCGCCCTGTCGCCGCTGGTCCTGGCTGGCTGCAGCAGCATCCTGCCGGACAAGCCGGTGCGAGAGACCATGTTCGACCTCGGTCCCGCGCCGGCCACGGCGCAGGCGAAGCCGCTCGGGGCGCCGCTGGTGCTGCCGGACGTCGAAGTGGCCGGCGCGCTGGAGACCACGGCGCTGCTGTTCCGCCTGGGTTACGCCGATGCCTTCCAGCTGCGGCCCTACGCTTTCGCGCGCTGGAGCGCGCCGCCGGCGCAGCTGGTGCGGCAACGCCTGCGCGACCACCTGGGGCAGACGCGGCCGATCCTGGACAACGCGGCGGCCGCCTCGCTGGCGCGCCGCGGTGGCGTCACGCCGCCGGTGCTGCGGATCGAGCTGGAGGAATTCAGCCAGCTGTTCACGTCTCAAACGGAAAGCGAAGGCGTGGTGCGCCTGCGCGGCACGCTGCTGGAAAGCACGGCTGCCGGCGAGCGGCTGGTGGCGCAGCGCAGCTTCATCGGGAGGCAGCCGGCCCCCAGCGCCGATGCGCCCGGCGGCGTGCGCGCCATCAGCGCCGCCACTGACGCCGTCGCGCAGGAGATCCTGGCCTGGCTCGCGCAGCCACGCTGAGGACAGGAGGCCGCCATGTCCATCGCCCGCCTCGAGGAACAGATGCGCACCATCGGGCTGGAGGTGCTGGGCTGCTGCGAGAAGCTGTCGGAGCGGCCCGGGCTGCTGCAGGAAAGCCCGATCCTGCAGGACTTCACGCCGCAGGAGGCCGACGTGCTGGGCGAGGGCATGCTGCACGTGCATGCGGAGCCGGGGCAGATGCTGATCCGCGAAGGCGACTCCAGCGAGTGGATGATGCTGCTCCTGAACGGCACGGTGGACGTCGGCAAGCGCATGGGCCACGAGGCGGCGCCCGAGCAGCGCGGCGACAACACGCGGCTGGCGGTGATCCGCACCGGCGCCGTGCTGGGCGAGATGTCGATGTTCGACGGCGAGCCGCGCTACGCGAGCTGCTGGGCGCTGAGCCCGGTGGACGCCGCAGTGATGGACCGCGACGCGGTCGCCCGCCTGATCAAGGCGCATCCGGCCGTGGGCGCCAAGCTGCTGGTGAAGCTGACGCAGCTGCTGGCGCAGCGCCTGCGCAATACCAGCACGCAGCTGGTGAAGGTGATGCGCCAGCGCACCACCGAACAATGACTAGCGGCGGTGTTGCAAGGCGGCGCGCAATGCGTCGACCCGCGGATTGCGCGGCCCCGCCCGCCACACCAGCGCCACCGGGTTGGGCGGGATCGCTGGCGTCACCGCCAGCCGGCTGACGCGCCCCTGCATCAGCGCCAGCTTGAGCGTGCTCGCCGGCACCACGCCCAGGCCCAGCCCCTGCGCGACCAGTTCGATGTTCGTCACCGGGCTGGTCGATTCGACCTGGGGCTGCGGCAGCGCGGCGCCGGCGCGGCGGAAGCGTTCCTCCAGCAGGCGCCGCATCATGGAGCTGGGCGCCGGCATCACCCAGCGCGCTTCGGCCAGCGCCGCCCAGCCCACGCGCCGCTGGCCGGCCAGCGGATGCCCGGGTGGGGCGATGACGTGGAACTCGGCGTCGAACAGCTTCTCGTAGGCGAGTTCCGGTCCCAGGTCCTGCGGCATCTGCGCCGGATAGCTGGTGACCAGCGCGTCCACCTCGCCGGCCGCCAGCGCCTGCAGCAGCAGCGGCACGCGCTCTTCCAGCAGCGCGACCTGCAGCGGCGGCTCGCCGGCCGCCAGCCGCGCCAGCACCGCCGGCAGGATGCCGTGGGCGACGAACGGCGGTGCGCCCACGCGCAAGACCGGCGCCGGCGCGGCGGCCACCACTTCGTGCTGCAGGTGGCCCAGCTGTGCCAGCAGCAGCGCGGCGCCATCCAGCGCGATGCGCCCGCGTTCGGTGGGCACGATGCCGCGGGCGGTGCGCTCGAACAGCGGCACGCCGAAGGCGGCTTCGATCTCGCCCAGCGCCTTGCTCAGCGCGGGCTGGGTGAGGTGCATGGCCTGGGCCGCGGCGCGCAGGCTGCCGCCCTGCTGCAGCGCGAGCAGCAGCTGCAGGTGGCGGAAGCGCAGGCGGGCGGCCAGGCGCGCAGCGGGTTCGACAGCCATGGAGCGATTACCAGAGGTTTGCAATGGATGAAAACATATCACTTCCGGATATCGCCTGCATTGCCTATCCTTGGTCCGACTTCCCGAGGAGACAAGCCATGCAGCGTCGCCAGTTCCTGGCCAGTGCCCTGCCCATCGCCCTTGCCGCCGCCGGTGCGCGCGCGGCGGATGCCTTTCCGGCCCGCTCCGTGCGCATCGTCGTGGCCTACGCGGCCGGCGGCGGCCCCGACGTGCTGGTGCGCCAGCTGGGACCGCGCCTCACCGAACTGCTGGGCCAGCCGGTGATCATCGAGAACAAGGTGGGCGCGGCCGGCGTGCTGGCGGCGCAGTACGTCGCGCAGCAGCCGGCCGATGGCTACAACCTGCTGATGGGATCCAACACCCACTTGATCCAGAAGATCCTGCAGCCGGAACTGAAATACGACCCGATCGCCGACTTCGCGCCGGTGAGCAACATGGCCGCCTCGCCGACCGTGATGGTGGTGCGGGCCGACCGTCCCTGGCACAAGGTGGAGGACGTGATCCACGCGGCCCAGGCGGCGCCCGGCAAGCTCAATTACAGCTCGGGCGGCATCGGCACCGCGGCGCACCTGGCCGGCGCCACCTTGGTGTCGCTGGCCGGCCTGAAGGCGCAGCACATCCCGCTCAAGGGCTCGGTGGAGATCGCCGCTTCGCTGCTGCGCGGCGACACCGACTTCGCTTTCCCGGTGGCCGGCACCGGCATCCCGCAGGTCAAGGGCGGCAAGTTGCGCATGCTGGCCACCACCGGCGCCGCCCGGCTGAAGGACTTTCCCGAGGTGCCGACGCTGAAGGAGGTGCTGAAGAACGAGCTGGCGGTGCAGGAGTCCTGGTTCGGCCTGTGGGCGCCGGCCCGCACGCCGGCCGGGCCCATCGCGCGCTGGCACGACGTGCTGGTGCGCGTGCTGGCCGAGCCCGCCACGCGCGCGCAGTTCGAGGCCACCGGCAACACGGCGACGCCGAGCGAGTCGCCGCAGGCCTTCGCCGCCTTCATCCGGGCCGAGAACCGCAAGTGGGCCGACATCATCAAGCTGGCCGGCATCACCGGCATCTGAGGGGGACAGGAACCATGCTGCAAGCACTGCAGGGCGTGCGCGTCATCGACATGTCGCATGTGATCGCCGGGCCGCTGGCCTCCTTCTACCTGGCGCAGCTCGGCGCCGAGGTGATCAAGGTGGAGTCGCCCGCGGGCGGCGACGTGATGCGGGCCAACCGCGGCGGCGAAGGCGACACGCCGGACGGCTTCGTGGCGCTGAACGCGGGCAAGGCTTCGGCCGCGCTGGACATCCGCACGCCCGAGGGCGCGGCGGCGGTGCGCGAGCTGGCCCGCACGGCGGACGTCTTCATCGAGAACTTCCGCCCCGGCGTGGTGGCGCGCTACGGGCTGGATGAGGCTTCGATCCGCGCGATCAATCCTTCCATCGTCTACTGCTCCATCTCCGGCTACGGCCAGCAGGGCGAGTGGGCCCAGCGCGGCGCCTACGACCACGTGGTGCAGGCGCTCACCGGCATGATGATGATGTCCGGCGACGACCCGCAGGGACCGCCCATCAAGGTGGGTTTCCCGGTGATCGACGTGGCGGTGGGGATGCTCGCGTCGCTCGCGATCACCGCCGCGCTGCACCAGCGCGCGCGCGACGGCCAGGGCCAGAGCATCGACGCGTCCATGGTGCAGGCCGCGCTGATGCTGATGTATCCGAACGCCAGCAGCTTCCTCACCAGCGGCGTCGAGCCGCAGCGTGTGGGCAACCGCGGCTACACCGGCAGCCCGACGGCGGACACCTACCGCTGCGCCGACGGCTGGCTGGCCACCGCCGCCAACACGCCAGCGCAGTTCCGCAAGCTCGTGGCCGTGCTGGGCCTGGAGGAACTGTGCACCGACGCGCGGGCGCTGGACCTGGACGCGCTGAACAGCGACGGTGGCTTCGTGGTCGCGAAGGACCTGCCTTACCTGCGCGAGCGCTTCAGCGCCGCTTTCGCCACGCGCAGCGCCGCGGAGATGGAACGGCGCCTGAACGCGGTGGGCGTGCCGGCGGCGCGGGTGCGCAAGCTGGGCGAGTTCCTGCGCGAGGTCGATGGCGGCGGCCAGCTGCCGCTGCCGGGGCTGCGCTTCGCGCAAGGCGAGCGCATCGTGCGCACGCCGGGGCTGGGCTTCCGCAGCGCCGACATGGTGGCCGGCGCGCCGCCGCGTCCTGGCGCAGAATCACTGGGCCGCAGCACCGGCCGCCTCGCGGCGGAGGCGGCGCCAGCGTAGGAGAAGAGTCCGCATGTTCGAAGCCCTGGTCCTCGACAAGAGCCCCGATTTCACCGCCAGCGTCGCCTCGGTCGACGACGGCTTTCTGCCCGAAGGCGACGTCACCATCGACGTCGAGTTCTCCACCATCAACTACAAGGACGCGCTGGCCATCACCAACAAGTCGCCGGTGGTGCGCAGCTGGCCCATGATCGCCGGCATCGATGGCGCCGGCACGGTGGCGCAGAGCACGTCGCCGAAGTGGAAAGCGGGCGACGCCGTCATCCTCAATGGCTTCGGCGTCGGCGAGACGCACAAGGGTTGCCTGGCCGGCCGCGCGCGGCTGAAGAGCGAATGGCTGGTGCGGCGGCCGCAGGCCTTTACCGCGCGCCAGGCCATGGCCATCGGCACGGCCGGCTACACCGCGATGCTGTGCGTGCTGGCGCTGGAGCGCCACGGCCTGCAGCCCGGCGCCGGCGAGGTGCTGGTGACCGGCGCCACCGGCGGCGTCGGCTCGGTCGCCATCGCCTTGCTGGCGAAGCTGGGCCACCAGGTGGTGGCGGCGACCGGCAAGGCGAACGAGGCCGACTACCTGCGCAAGCTGGGCGCTGCGTCCGTGATCGACCGCGCCGAACTCGCCGCGCCCGGCAAGCCGCTGCAGAAGGAGCGCTGGGTCGCCGTGGTGGACGCGGTGGGCAGCCACACGCTGGTCAATGCCTGCGCGCAGCTGCGCTATGGCGGCGTAGTGGCCGCCTGCGGGCTGGCGCAGGGCATGGACTTCCCGGCGACGGTCGCGCCTTTCATCCTGCGCGGCATCACGCTGGCCGGCGTCGACAGCGTGATGGCGCCGCTGGCGCTGCGCGAGCAGGCCTGGGCGCGCCTTGCGACCGACCTCGACGTGAAGCTGCTGGAGACCATGGTCACCGACATCCCGCTGGCGCAGGCCGTCGACGCGGCGAAGAAGCTGATGGCGGGGCAGGTGCGCGGGCGCTTCGTCGTCAAGACGGGGTCGTAGCAGCCTGCACCCCGTATAGTCCGGGGCTGGATGGAAACAAGCGCAGTGGAGGACAAGCAGCAGGCCCGCGGCCTGCGCGCGCGGTTGCAAGGGCTGGACCCGAACGTGCGCGCGCTGCTGTGGTCGGGGCTCTCGGGCTTCCTGTTCGTGGTGCTCAACTCCATCATGCGCCAGCTGGCCAACACGCTGGGCGCCTTCGAGACGCAGTTCCTGCGCTACCTGTTCGGGCTGGGCGTGATGGTGCCGCTGATGATGCGCGGCGGCTTCGCCTCGTACTGGCCCAAGAACGTCACCGGCCAGTTCACGCGCGGTGCCATGCACACTTTGGGCCTCGTCCTCTGGTTCATGGCAGTGGGGCATATCACCATCGCCGACACCACGGCCATCTCCTTCACCACGCCGATCTTCATCATGCTGGGCGCGGTGCTGGTGTTCGGCGAGCCGCTGCGCTGGCCGCGGGTGGTGGCGGCCGCGATCGGTTTCGCCGGCGTCGTGATCGTGGTGCTGCCCAAGCTGACCGGCGGCGGCAACTTCTACACGCTGGTCATGCTGGCGTCTTCGCCGGTGTTCGCTGCTTCCTACCTGATGACCAAGGCGCTCACGCGCTACGAGCGGCCGGCGGTGATCGTGGCCTGGCAGTCCATCAGCGTGGCCACACTGAGCCTGCCGCTGGCCGTCTGGGCCTGGCAGTGGCCGACCTTGGGCCAGTGGTTGACCTGTGCCTTCTGCGGCGTGCTGGGGAGCACCGCGCACTACTGCCTGACGCGGTCCTATGCGACGGCGGACATCTCGGCCACGCAGTCGGTGAAGTTCCTGGACCTTGTGTGGGCAACCCTGATCGGGTGGCTGGCCTTCGGGGATGCGACCAGCCGGTCGACCCTCATCGGCGGCATCGTGATCTGCGGGTCGACCTTGTGGATCGCGCGGCGGGAGGCGCGCGGCCCGCGCAGTTGATCAGGCGACGTTGGCGATGCCGGCGGAAACGTGACCGGAAGGCACGTGCTGCGCCGCGTGCGCGACGTGCCGCGTCTGGTCGTCGAAGAAGAAGTCCGGCTCGAACTCGCGCAGGAACTCGCCCTTGGGCAGGCCGCCCAGGAACATGGCTTCGTCGACCTGGATCTTCCAGTCCATCAGCGTGCGGATGGCGCGCTCATGCGCCGGCGCGCTGCGGGCCGTGACCAACGCGGTGCGGATGCGCATCTTCTGGTTGCCGGCCTGCTGCAGCCGCTGCAGCGCCGCCAGCAGCGGCTTGAAGGGGCCGCCGGGCAGGGGCTGGGCGGCCTTGCTCAGTTCGTGCTGCTGGAAGGCCTCGAGGCCCTGGGCCTGGAACACCTGCTCCGCCTCGTCGGAGAACAGCACGGCGTCGCCGTCGAAGGCGATGCGCACTTCATTGGGGTAGTTGGCGCTGGCCAGCACCGACTCCGTCAGCACCCGCGCGGCGGGGAAGCCGGCTTGCAGCGCCGCCTTGACGTCGTCGGCGTTGGCCGAGAGGAACAGCGTGGCTTTCAGCGGACGCAGGTAGCCGAAGGGCGAGCGGCCCTGCGTGAACACGCCGCGCTGCAGCGGGATGCCGGCGTGCTCCGCCGAACGGAACACGCGCATGCCCGAGACGGGGTCGTTGCGCGAGAGCACCACCACTTCGACGCGCTGCATCTGCGCTTCGTTGAAGGCGAGCAGCTTGCGCACCAGCGAGAAGGCGATGCCCGGCGCGGCGGGCTGGTTGAGCCGGTCGAACTGCAGCCGCATGTAGCCGGCGGCGTCGCCGCCTTCGAACACCCGGTTCTCCTCCTCGAAGTCGAACAGGGCGCGCGAGGAGATCGCCACCACCAGCTTGTCGTCGAGGGAGGGTGCCGCCATGCCGCTATCGTACCCACTGGTTCAGCTGGATGATGGGCAGCAGCACCGCCAGCACGATCAGCATCACCACCAGGCCCATCACCACGATCAGGATCGGCTCCAGCAGGGTCGCCATGTGCAGGGCGCGGCGCTGGACCTCGGTGGAAAGCTGCGTGGCGGCGCGTTGCAGCATGGCGGGCAACTGGCCGGTCTGCTCGCCCATGCGGGCGAACATGGCCAGCAGGCCGGGAAAGCGCTTCTTCTGCTGCAGGGCCGAAGCCAGCGGGGCGCCTTCGCGCACCAGCACCAGGGCGTCCATGGCATCGGCGCGCATGGCGCGGTTGCCCAGGGTCTCGGCAGCCGCTTGCAGCGCCTTGAGGATCGGCACGCCGGCGCCGGCCAGCATGGCCAGCGTGCCGGCGAAGCGGGCGGCGTTGTACTGGCGCGAAAGGCGCCCCAGCAGCGGCAGGCCCAGCCAGCCGGCGTCGAAGCGCTGGCGGAAGGCCTCGTTGCGCAGCGACCAGCGCAGCAGGCCGAAGGCCGCGGCCAGCACCACCAGCAGCGGCAGGCCCCAGGTGCGCAGGAAGGCGCTGAGCGCCAGCATGACCACGGTGAGCACCGGCAGGGCGTGCTTGGTGCCGGCGAACACGCTGGCGACCTGCGGCACCACGTAGGTCATGAGCAGCAGCACGATGGTGACGGCCGCCACCGTGACGATGCCGGGATAGAGCGTGGCGGCGACCAGCTTGGAATTGAGCGCCTGGCGCTCTTCCAGGTCGTCGGCCAGGTTCTCGAGCACCTGGCCGAGGTGGCCGCTCTGCTCGCCGGCGCCGACCACGGCGACGTAGATGTCGGAAAACTCGCGCGGGAAGCGGGCCAGCGCCTTGGCGAAGGAGGAGCCGGCGTTGACTTCGGCCCGCAGCGCCGCTACCAGGTGGTGGGAGCGCTCGTTCTCCATTTCGTCGGCCAGCGCCGTCAGCGCCCGCTCCAGCGTGAGGCCGCTGCCCACCAGGCCGGCGAGCTGCCGCGTCCAGATGGCCAGGGCCGTGGAATTGAAGACCGGGCGCGTGAAGATGGCGCGGTTGAGGCCGGTGGCGGCAGACCCGGCGTCGGCCGACCCGGCGGCGACCGGGCGCACGTCCAGCGGGACGAGCGCGCGGCTGCGCAGCAGGCCGCGGGCGGCCTTGGCGGTGTCGGCTTCGATGACGCCCTTCTGGGTGGCGCCCTCCGCGTCGAGTGCCTCGAAAGCATAGGCAGGCATCCGCCGATTATGCGGAAAGCAGGAGCTCGCCCAGCTGGTCCACGGCAACGGCCAGTTGCGCGTCGCCCCGCATCTGGCCGTGGACGGCGTCGACCAGGTCGGAAAACGCCGGATCGTGGGCCAGCGCGGAGCCCAATTCCTGCAGCAGCGCCGACTCGAGGAAGATGCGCACGGCCTTCTGCTTGCGCTGCGGATCGTCGGCCGCCAGGGCCTGCACCCGCTGGGCCACGATGGACTGCAGGCTGGGCGCAGCCGCGCCCGGGCTGGCGGCCGGCTGTCGGCCACTGCGGGCCCGGAAGGCCGCGGCCTCGCTGCGGACGGCGGCGGTGAGGCTCTGGCGCGGATCGATGGTGGTCACGGCAGTCCTTTGCTCAGTGCAGGCCCCTGGCGTAGCCGGACAGCAGCACGTGGCGGCTGGCTTCGGGCTCCGGTTGCTGGCCCGGCAGGTCTTCCACCGCGGCGACGACGCGCAGGATGTCGCCCGCCAGCGCGTGGTTGATGTCGTGGCAGGCCAGGCCCTCGCGATAGTGCTCCAGCGCCTCGTCGAAGCTGTCGCGGGCCAGGGCCGCGAAGCCGCGCACGAAGTGGCCCAGCGGCTCGCCCTGGGGCAGGGCGAACAGCGGCTGCCAGGTGACCAGCGCCAGCGCCGCCCGGCCGGTGCTGAACTGCAGCAGGCCCAGCTGGTAGCGCGCCAGCGCGAAGCCGGGCGCCAGCAGAACCGCCTGCGCGAACGCCGTCTCGGCGCCCGCGATGTTGCCGGCGGCGGCGTGCTCCGAGCCGATCAGGAAATGCGGCACGCCCGAAGCCGGCGCCAGCGCGCTCGCCCGGGCGAACAGGGCGAGCGCGGCCTCCGGCCGGTCCTCGCGGCTGGCCTGCAGCCCCTCGGCAATGAGCCGTTCGTAGCCTGGATCCTGGTTCATGGTCTGCCCCCAGTGTCGCCAATACATCCAAAGGAGGAGCCGAAGGTTTAGCGCTAAACCGCAGCCCGATCGCGCGGATGTACTGCCCAAGCATGCAACGGAGTCCGCAGATGGTGGCGATCGTCAGTGGCAACAGTCTGGGCCTCAACCTCGGGTCGCTGGCGACGCTGGGGCAGCAGGGTGTGTTCGGCCAGGCCGCGCAGGGCAGCAGCGGCGAGCGCGTGTACGTCAATGGCGCCACCGGCAACCTGGTGCTGCAAAGGGAGGACGACCACCTGCTCGCGCGCGGGCCGGACAGCGTGGCGTTGCGTACCTATAACAGCCAGGGCCTGTTCGGGGACGACAACGGCGACAACTGGAGCAGCGGCGTCTGGCTGCAACCGCTGGCGCTGGTGGGCACCCTGAACACGCTGGGCAGCACGCTGCAGCGCACCGATGCCGATGGCTCCGTGGCCATCTACGCGTACCAGGCCGATGGCGTGTACCGCACCACCGCCGGCGCCGGGGCCTACGACAGCATCCGCTTCGTCGCGGCGGACAACCAGTTCGAATGGCGCGACGGCGATACCGGCGCCACGCAGCGCTACGAGGCGAGCGGCAGCTTCCGCCTGCTGTCGGCGCGGGACACCAGCGGCAACACGCTCGCGTACAGCTACAACGCCGCGGGCCGCCTGGCCTCGGTGCTGACGGCCAACGGCGAAACCACTTTCTACGAATACATCGGCAACAACCTTTCGCGCATCCACACCCTTGCCAGCAGCGGCACGGATGTCACGGACATCCGCTACGCCTATGACGACAAGAACCGGCTGAGCGTCGTGACGGTCGATCTGACGCCGGCGGACAACGCCATCACCGACGCCAAGGCCTACACCACCACCTACACCTACGAGGGCACGAGCAAGCGGGTGGCGAGCATCGTGCAGAGCGACGGCACAGCGCTGGGCTTCACCTACGTGGGCGACAAGGTGGCGACCGTCACCAACGGCCTCGGCCAGGTGACCACCTTCACCTACGGAACCGGCGCGGTGGCCGTGCGCGACCCGCTGGGCATGGTGACCACTTACGGATTCGATGCCGCCGGCCAGCTGACCAAGGTCACATCGCCCGCCGTCAACGGCAGTTCCGCCGTCCAGGTCTTTACCTGGGACAGCAGCGGCAACCTGGTCGCGTACCAGGACGGCGAAGGCCGGACCACGGTCTACGAGTACGACAAGGGCAACCAGACCCTGCGCCGCGACGCGCTGGGCAACAGTGTCATCAGGACCTTCGATGCCAACAACCAGCTGCTGACCGAGACGGAATACAAGGTGCCGGACCCGGATGGGAGCGGCGCCGGCCTGCCCACGCAGCCCATGACGAAGCGCTTCGTCTACGACGGCGCGGGCCGCAACCTGCTGCGCTTCACGATCAGCGCCGAAGGGCGGGTGACGGAAAACCGCTACGAATGGTTCGGCCAGCTCACCACGACTTTCGTGTTTGCTGGCAGCGCGTATCCGGTGGGCGGCCTGGGTTCGGCAACGGGGCTCACGGAGTCCGACCTCATGGCCTGGGCCGCCAGCCAGCCGGTCCAGCGCATCCAGCGACAGGACTTCAGCTACCTCGCGAACGGCGCCCTGCAATCGCGCACCAGCTACGCGAAGCTGGACGCGGCGGCCGTGGGCGTGCTCGATGGCAGCCAGTCGCGCGAGACCTTCGTCTACGACCCAAACGGCTGGCTGCTGCAAAGCGTGTCGGCGACGGGCGCGACCAGCGTCTTCAACTACGACGGCCTCGGGCGCCTGCGCTCGCAGGCCGATGCCCTCGGCCAGGTCTCCGCCACCGACTGGCAGGACGCCGCGCTGAAGGACGTGAGCACGCTCGCCAACACCCTGGTCACCACGCGGGTGCACGACGCCGCGGGGCGCCTGGCCAGCGTCAGCGACTACGGCACCGGCAACGTCCTGCTGGGGACCACCCGCTACTTCTACGACGCCGCCGGCCGGCTGCGCGCGACCAAGGATCCCACGGGTGTCTGCCAGTGGACGCTCTACGACGACGCCGGCCGCAAGGTCGCGGACATCGACGGCAACGGCACCTTCACGGAGTACCAGTACGACCGCAGCGACCTGCTGGTCTGCACCATCCGCTACGCCAATCGCGTGGACACCGCGGCGCTGGTGGATGCGAGCGGTGTCCCCAGTACGAACACCAGCCTGGCCTTGCGGCCCGCGGCCACGGCCACCGACGTGAAGACCTGGCGCATGTACGACGCCGCCGGGCGGCTGGTGCGCGAAGCCCACACCACGGGCACCGGCCTCACGGTCGC from Ramlibacter agri encodes:
- a CDS encoding ABC-type transport auxiliary lipoprotein family protein, coding for MIRRRPLLVAAALSPLVLAGCSSILPDKPVRETMFDLGPAPATAQAKPLGAPLVLPDVEVAGALETTALLFRLGYADAFQLRPYAFARWSAPPAQLVRQRLRDHLGQTRPILDNAAAASLARRGGVTPPVLRIELEEFSQLFTSQTESEGVVRLRGTLLESTAAGERLVAQRSFIGRQPAPSADAPGGVRAISAATDAVAQEILAWLAQPR
- a CDS encoding Crp/Fnr family transcriptional regulator, yielding MSIARLEEQMRTIGLEVLGCCEKLSERPGLLQESPILQDFTPQEADVLGEGMLHVHAEPGQMLIREGDSSEWMMLLLNGTVDVGKRMGHEAAPEQRGDNTRLAVIRTGAVLGEMSMFDGEPRYASCWALSPVDAAVMDRDAVARLIKAHPAVGAKLLVKLTQLLAQRLRNTSTQLVKVMRQRTTEQ
- a CDS encoding LysR family transcriptional regulator — translated: MAVEPAARLAARLRFRHLQLLLALQQGGSLRAAAQAMHLTQPALSKALGEIEAAFGVPLFERTARGIVPTERGRIALDGAALLLAQLGHLQHEVVAAAPAPVLRVGAPPFVAHGILPAVLARLAAGEPPLQVALLEERVPLLLQALAAGEVDALVTSYPAQMPQDLGPELAYEKLFDAEFHVIAPPGHPLAGQRRVGWAALAEARWVMPAPSSMMRRLLEERFRRAGAALPQPQVESTSPVTNIELVAQGLGLGVVPASTLKLALMQGRVSRLAVTPAIPPNPVALVWRAGPRNPRVDALRAALQHRR
- a CDS encoding Bug family tripartite tricarboxylate transporter substrate binding protein, encoding MQRRQFLASALPIALAAAGARAADAFPARSVRIVVAYAAGGGPDVLVRQLGPRLTELLGQPVIIENKVGAAGVLAAQYVAQQPADGYNLLMGSNTHLIQKILQPELKYDPIADFAPVSNMAASPTVMVVRADRPWHKVEDVIHAAQAAPGKLNYSSGGIGTAAHLAGATLVSLAGLKAQHIPLKGSVEIAASLLRGDTDFAFPVAGTGIPQVKGGKLRMLATTGAARLKDFPEVPTLKEVLKNELAVQESWFGLWAPARTPAGPIARWHDVLVRVLAEPATRAQFEATGNTATPSESPQAFAAFIRAENRKWADIIKLAGITGI
- a CDS encoding CaiB/BaiF CoA transferase family protein, which codes for MLQALQGVRVIDMSHVIAGPLASFYLAQLGAEVIKVESPAGGDVMRANRGGEGDTPDGFVALNAGKASAALDIRTPEGAAAVRELARTADVFIENFRPGVVARYGLDEASIRAINPSIVYCSISGYGQQGEWAQRGAYDHVVQALTGMMMMSGDDPQGPPIKVGFPVIDVAVGMLASLAITAALHQRARDGQGQSIDASMVQAALMLMYPNASSFLTSGVEPQRVGNRGYTGSPTADTYRCADGWLATAANTPAQFRKLVAVLGLEELCTDARALDLDALNSDGGFVVAKDLPYLRERFSAAFATRSAAEMERRLNAVGVPAARVRKLGEFLREVDGGGQLPLPGLRFAQGERIVRTPGLGFRSADMVAGAPPRPGAESLGRSTGRLAAEAAPA
- a CDS encoding MDR family oxidoreductase, with product MFEALVLDKSPDFTASVASVDDGFLPEGDVTIDVEFSTINYKDALAITNKSPVVRSWPMIAGIDGAGTVAQSTSPKWKAGDAVILNGFGVGETHKGCLAGRARLKSEWLVRRPQAFTARQAMAIGTAGYTAMLCVLALERHGLQPGAGEVLVTGATGGVGSVAIALLAKLGHQVVAATGKANEADYLRKLGAASVIDRAELAAPGKPLQKERWVAVVDAVGSHTLVNACAQLRYGGVVAACGLAQGMDFPATVAPFILRGITLAGVDSVMAPLALREQAWARLATDLDVKLLETMVTDIPLAQAVDAAKKLMAGQVRGRFVVKTGS
- a CDS encoding DMT family transporter: METSAVEDKQQARGLRARLQGLDPNVRALLWSGLSGFLFVVLNSIMRQLANTLGAFETQFLRYLFGLGVMVPLMMRGGFASYWPKNVTGQFTRGAMHTLGLVLWFMAVGHITIADTTAISFTTPIFIMLGAVLVFGEPLRWPRVVAAAIGFAGVVIVVLPKLTGGGNFYTLVMLASSPVFAASYLMTKALTRYERPAVIVAWQSISVATLSLPLAVWAWQWPTLGQWLTCAFCGVLGSTAHYCLTRSYATADISATQSVKFLDLVWATLIGWLAFGDATSRSTLIGGIVICGSTLWIARREARGPRS
- a CDS encoding 5'-nucleotidase, translating into MAAPSLDDKLVVAISSRALFDFEEENRVFEGGDAAGYMRLQFDRLNQPAAPGIAFSLVRKLLAFNEAQMQRVEVVVLSRNDPVSGMRVFRSAEHAGIPLQRGVFTQGRSPFGYLRPLKATLFLSANADDVKAALQAGFPAARVLTESVLASANYPNEVRIAFDGDAVLFSDEAEQVFQAQGLEAFQQHELSKAAQPLPGGPFKPLLAALQRLQQAGNQKMRIRTALVTARSAPAHERAIRTLMDWKIQVDEAMFLGGLPKGEFLREFEPDFFFDDQTRHVAHAAQHVPSGHVSAGIANVA
- the gspF gene encoding type II secretion system inner membrane protein GspF → MPAYAFEALDAEGATQKGVIEADTAKAARGLLRSRALVPLDVRPVAAGSADAGSAATGLNRAIFTRPVFNSTALAIWTRQLAGLVGSGLTLERALTALADEMENERSHHLVAALRAEVNAGSSFAKALARFPREFSDIYVAVVGAGEQSGHLGQVLENLADDLEERQALNSKLVAATLYPGIVTVAAVTIVLLLMTYVVPQVASVFAGTKHALPVLTVVMLALSAFLRTWGLPLLVVLAAAFGLLRWSLRNEAFRQRFDAGWLGLPLLGRLSRQYNAARFAGTLAMLAGAGVPILKALQAAAETLGNRAMRADAMDALVLVREGAPLASALQQKKRFPGLLAMFARMGEQTGQLPAMLQRAATQLSTEVQRRALHMATLLEPILIVVMGLVVMLIVLAVLLPIIQLNQWVR